One window of the Strix uralensis isolate ZFMK-TIS-50842 chromosome 3, bStrUra1, whole genome shotgun sequence genome contains the following:
- the CD164 gene encoding sialomucin core protein 24, which translates to MGRTLALPLAALCLACLCGLAAGDARGRGAREADNGTATVGFCENFSNCSSCVGNDTDVAGCKWIRCEKHMCVNETEVDSPKYNNCTVEEQCSSPTGIPLSSATTLSSNTTTPPSNATTASSNTTTAGSATTAHTTIANVTNVTTHAPLPSTTITSATTTPIIPGTSATATPAPSSRKSTFDAASFIGGIVLVLGLQAVVFFLYKFCKSKDRNYHTL; encoded by the exons ATGGGCCGGACGCTCGCGCTCCCCCTCGCCGCCCTCTGCCTGGCCTGTCTCTGCGGGCTGGCCGCGGGGGacgcgcggggccgcggggcgcgCGAGGCCGACAACGGCACCGCGACCGTTG gcttctgtgaaaacttttctAACTGCAGTTCGTGTGTTGGTAATGACACAGATGTAGCAGGCTGCAAGTGGATCAGATGTGAAA AACACATGTGTGTAAATGAAACAGAAGTAGATTCGCCAAAGTATAACAACTGTACAGTTGAAGAACAGTGTTCCT CTCCTACAGGTATTCCTCTTTCCAGTGCTACTACGCTGTCTTCCAATACTACTACACCACCTTCCAATGCTACCACAGCGTCTTCCAATACTACCACAGCCGGTTCTGCTACCACAGCTCATACTACCATAG CAAACGTCACCAATGTAACTACACATGCTCCTCTACCTTCAACTACCATTACTTCTGCTACCACAACACCCATTATTCCAG GTACAAGTGCTACTGCGACTCCTGCACCTTCTTCACGCAAATCTACATTTGATGCTGCGAGTTTCATAGGTGGAATTGTCCTTGTTCTGGGTCTGCaggctgttgttttctttctgtacaaaTTCTGCAAGTCGAAAGACCGAAACTATCACACACTTTAG